The proteins below come from a single Podarcis muralis chromosome 8, rPodMur119.hap1.1, whole genome shotgun sequence genomic window:
- the NKX2-2 gene encoding homeobox protein Nkx-2.2 has product MFGEARGLTIWSFKVSCLRFARNMSLTNTKTGFSVKDILDLPDTNDEDGSIAEGGDEEAEGPEPPKKPGVLGTTALDTVQTLPLKNPFYDNTDNPYTRWLATTESIQYSLHGLASSNSQQDSASKSPEPSADESPDNDKETSSNGDSGKKRKRRVLFSKAQTYELERRFRQQRYLSAPEREHLASLIRLTPTQVKIWFQNHRYKMKRARAEKGMEVTPLPSPRRVAVPVLVRDGKPCHTLKAQDLAAATFQAGIPFSAYSAQSLQHMQYNAQYSSASNPQYPSAHHLVQAQQWTW; this is encoded by the exons ATGTTTGGCGAAGCAAGAGGATTGACAATCTGGTCCTTCAAAGTTTCCTGCCTCAGATTTGCCCGGAATATGTCTCTGACCAACACAAAGACCGGCTTTTCTGTAAAGGACATCTTGGACTTGCCTGACACCAATGACGAAGACGGATCCATCGCGGAAGGGGGCGACGAAGAGGCGGAGGGGCCGGAACCCCCCAAAAAGCCCGGGGTTTTGGGGACAACCGCCTTGGACACTGTTCAGACGCTACCTCTGAAGAACCCCTTTTACGACAATACCGATAATCCCTACACGCGTTGGCTCGCCACCACCGAGAGCATCCAGTATTCCT TGCACGGCTTGGCATCCAGCAACTCCCAACAGGACTCGGCGTCCAAATCTCCGGAGCCTTCGGCGGACGAGTCTCCGGACAACGACAAGGAAACTTCGAGCAACGGCGACTCCGGCAAGAAACGGAAACGGCGGGTGCTTTTCTCCAAGGCGCAGACTTACGAGCTGGAGAGGCGCTTCAGGCAGCAGCGGTACCTGTCGGCGCCGGAGCGGGAGCACCTGGCCAGCCTGATCCGCCTCACCCCGACGCAGGTGAAGATCTGGTTCCAGAACCATCGCTACAAGATGAAGCGGGCCCGGGCCGAGAAAGGTATGGAAGtgactcctctcccctccccgcgCCGGGTAGCCGTGCCCGTCTTAGTCAGGGACGGCAAGCCGTGCCACACGCTCAAGGCACAGGACTTGGCTGCCGCCACCTTCCAGGCGGGGATCCCCTTTTCAGCCTACAGCGCCCAGTCTCTCCAGCACATGCAATACAATGCCCAGTACAGCTCGGCCAGCAACCCCCAGTACCCCTCAGCGCACCACTTGGTACAAGCCCAGCAGTGGACTTGGTGA